One window from the genome of Elaeis guineensis isolate ETL-2024a chromosome 5, EG11, whole genome shotgun sequence encodes:
- the LOC105045458 gene encoding uncharacterized protein: MESQKPQSENNPAITSCRKKISEDATFLQDLRDHIDEFIHASMDEHKICFKKTIQKMLGMSKVVAERTAEAKEVESSLSLQTTVSQ; this comes from the exons ATGGAATCCCAAAAACCTCAATCCGAAAACAATCCAGCGATAACCTCATGCCGAAAGAAGATATCAGAGGATGCCACCTTTTTGCAAGACCtgagagatcatattgatgagttTATTCATGCTTCCATGGATGAGCACAAAATTTGCTTTAAGAAGACCATTCAAAAG ATGCTTGGAATGTCCAAGGTTGTTGCAGAAAGGACTGCAGAAGCTAAAGAAGTCGAAAGTTCTTTGTCCCTTCAGACAACCGTGTCTCAGTGA